From a single Salvelinus sp. IW2-2015 linkage group LG22, ASM291031v2, whole genome shotgun sequence genomic region:
- the LOC111949566 gene encoding LOW QUALITY PROTEIN: phospholipid scramblase 1-like (The sequence of the model RefSeq protein was modified relative to this genomic sequence to represent the inferred CDS: substituted 1 base at 1 genomic stop codon): MMPAPRRPLSCPPPELEYLTQIDQLLVHQKVCLAEVVLDWEVNDNYIVMNSVGQQVFAVAEENDSCTLQFCCSDRPFTLHIQDNLGQEVMTLIRTLRCDSCYFPCCLQELEVQNPSGNPIGCVVQEWHPYLPKLTVQNKRREPQLXIQGACVVCQCWSDVNFDVKSLDETVMVGQISKQWVGFMRESYTNADNFGISFPVDLDVKVKAVMLGACFLIDFMYFK, translated from the coding sequence ATGATGCCTGCCCCTCGTAGACCACTAAGTTGCCCTCCTCCAGAATTGGAATACCTGACTCAGATTGACCAGCTCCTTGTCCATCAGAAAGTCTGTCTGGCTGAAGTGGTTCTGGACTGGGAGGTGAATGATAACTACATTGTAATGAACAGTGTCGGGCAGCAAGTGTTTGCTGTAGCAGAGGAGAACGACTCCTGCACTCTACAGTTCTGCTGCTCCGACCGACCTTTCACCCTTCACATCCAGGACAACCTGGGACAGGAAGTGATGACCCTGATACGCACTTTGAGGTGTGACTCCTGCTACTTCCCCTGCTGCCTGCAAGAGCTGGAGGTGCAGAATCCCTCTGGTAACCCCATAGGGTGTGTGGTGCAGGAGTGGCACCCTTACCTGCCCAAACTCACTGTGCAGAACAAGAGGAGAGAGCCCCAGCTTTAGATCCAGGGGGCATGTGTTGTCTGTCAATGCTGGTCAGATGTAAACTTTGATGTGAAGTCTCTGGATGAAACAGTGATGGTGGGGCAGATCAGTAAGCAGTGGGTTGGATTCATGCGGGAATCCTACACAAATGCAGATAACTTTGGAATCTCCTTCCCCGTGGACCTGGATGTGAAAGTGAAGGCGGTGATGCTGGGAGCCTGCTTCCTCATCGACTTCATGTACTTTAAGTAA